The following proteins are co-located in the Silene latifolia isolate original U9 population chromosome 1, ASM4854445v1, whole genome shotgun sequence genome:
- the LOC141608768 gene encoding large ribosomal subunit protein uL15x-like, translating to MTTRLRKNRKKRGHVSAGHGRIGKHRKHPGGRGNAGGMHHHRILFDKYHPGYFGKVGMRYFHRLRNKFHCPTVNLDKLWSMVPADVREKAAKEGKAPLLDVTQFGYFKVLGKGVLPEGQAVVVKSKLISKIAEKKIKQGGGAVVLTA from the coding sequence ATGACAACGCGCCTAAGAAAGAATAGAAAGAAGAGAGGTCACGTCTCAGCCGGACACGGTCGTATCGGAAAGCATCGCAAGCATCCAGGAGGAAGAGGTAACGCAGGAGGAATGCACCACCACCGCATTCTCTTCGACAAATACCATCCTGGGTATTTTGGTAAAGTTGGTATGCGTTATTTCCATCGTCTTCGTAACAAGTTCCATTGCCCCACCGTCAACCTCGACAAGCTTTGGTCAATGGTCCCTGCTGATGTCAGAGAGAAGGCTGCTAAGGAAGGAAAGGCTCCATTGCTTGACGTCACTCAGTTTGGTTACTTTAAGGTTCTTGGGAAAGGTGTTTTGCCAGAAGGACAAGCTGTTGTTGTTAAGTCTAAGTTGATTAGTAAGATTGCTGAGAAGAAGATTAAGCAAGGTGGTGGCGCTGTTGTTCTTACTGCTTAA